The Candidatus Dependentiae bacterium genome segment GTTGATATTGATTATAAGTCCGATGGCTTAATTCCTGTCTATGAATTTTCTGAGCACGAACTTAAAAAGTTAACCCCTGGCTCAGAAATCGAAGTTATTCTTGATGAATTAGAAAATGGTGACGGCAACGTAATCCTTTCCTATGAAAAAGCGAAAGCCATGAAGGCATGGGATCGCATCATGAAGCTTTACGAAGAAAACAAGCCTGTTGAAGGTATTGTTACTCATAAGGTTAAGGGTGGCTTGAGTGTCGACATTGGCATTCCTGCGTTCTTACCTGGGTCACAAGTTGATATTCAACGCGTTATGGATTTTGATCAATTTGTTGGTCAAACTATTACTGCAAGTATTATCAAGATTAACCCTAAACGTGGCAACGTTATTATCTCACGCCGTAAATTCTTAAATGAACAGCGTTCTGAAGTACGTAAAAAAGTACTTGAAGGATTGCTACCAGGACAAGTTATTCAAGGTGTTGTTAAAAATATCACCAACTATGGCGTGTTCATAGATATTGGTGGTGTTGATGGCCTTCTTCATATAACTGATATGACTTGGGGTCGCATTTCCCATCCAAGCGAACTTGTTAAAATCGGTGATACTATAACAGTAAAAGTACTATCATTTGATAAAGTTAACGAGAAAATTTCTCTTGGTCTTAAGCAACTTTCACACAACCCGTGGGAAGGTCTTGACCCTGCTATCCAAATTGGATCACGCGTTAAGGGTACTGTATCAAGTATCACTGACTATGGTCTATTTGTTGAAATTCAGCCTGGAGTTGAAGGTCTTGTGCATATTTCAGAAGTATCATGGACTGATCGTATAACTGATCTTCATAAGCATTTCAAAGTGGGTGAATCCGTTGAAGTACTTGTTGTATCACTTGATAAAGAAAATCGTCGTATGTCATTGAGTATCAAGCAACTTGAGAAAAATCCATGGGATGCTATCAGTGAACAATACGAAATTGGTCAAAAGATTAAGGGCAAAGTAAGTAATGTTACTGAGTTCGGTGTTTTTGTACAACTAGCTCCTGGTATTGATGGTCTTGTACATATTTCTGATTTCTCTTGGACTGAGCATATTGAGCATCCAGCTGATCGCTTTAAAAAAAGTGATGAAGTTGAAGCTGTTATAATCGGCATCAATAAGCAAAACAAGAAAATCTCTCTTGGTATTAAGCAATTAACACCAAATCCATGGGAAGAGATTGAAAAGAAATATCCAGTAGGCTCAACTGTTGAAGGCGAAGTATCAAAAGTGACAAATTTTGGCGCTTTTGTTAAACTACCTAGTGGCATTGAAGGCCTCGTTCATATTTCTGAACTGTCAGGAAGCAACGTAGAAAAAGTTGAAGATATTCTTAAAGTTGGTCAAAAGGCAACCTTTAAAGTAATCAAAGTAAGCCAAGAAG includes the following:
- a CDS encoding 30S ribosomal protein S1, producing the protein MSKELLKPQQFRRAESAFNDEAFQLNEQQKGELSALYEGTLDKFKPGNIIKGTVLKASADGVLVDIDYKSDGLIPVYEFSEHELKKLTPGSEIEVILDELENGDGNVILSYEKAKAMKAWDRIMKLYEENKPVEGIVTHKVKGGLSVDIGIPAFLPGSQVDIQRVMDFDQFVGQTITASIIKINPKRGNVIISRRKFLNEQRSEVRKKVLEGLLPGQVIQGVVKNITNYGVFIDIGGVDGLLHITDMTWGRISHPSELVKIGDTITVKVLSFDKVNEKISLGLKQLSHNPWEGLDPAIQIGSRVKGTVSSITDYGLFVEIQPGVEGLVHISEVSWTDRITDLHKHFKVGESVEVLVVSLDKENRRMSLSIKQLEKNPWDAISEQYEIGQKIKGKVSNVTEFGVFVQLAPGIDGLVHISDFSWTEHIEHPADRFKKSDEVEAVIIGINKQNKKISLGIKQLTPNPWEEIEKKYPVGSTVEGEVSKVTNFGAFVKLPSGIEGLVHISELSGSNVEKVEDILKVGQKATFKVIKVSQEEHKLGLSLKTEEEQQQAAAAPQEPKQPRAPRKQVQAAEKAERSERPEREKPASTSTSTAQRKEKRTPAEAPTQTTGGAKAKSQLQLELEKHVARQQEAPNSNE